The DNA sequence GGTAATTCCTAAGGTACCGATAATAGTATACATCACGTATCGTTTCGGTATTTGAAAATTATTGGCAATACTTCTTTCTAAATTAGCAATCTGAGCATTCTGTTCAGTTATTTTTTTTTGAGCTTTTGTTAAAGAATTCGTTGTAAAATCATGTATCCACATAAAGTCATCAATTGGTTTGGTTTCAATTAATTTCCACCGAGATTTTTCCATCGCATCCCCAAGGTTTGCGACAGCGCTCAAAAAACGAACTTGATTCATCGAGAAGTTTTGAAGTGAAGCACGATTGAACCGCTCACATATTTCTTTAAAGGAAGGACTATTGGACCTATCATTTAATAGATCTTTAAGTTTGTTTTCTCTGTCCAAACTCGCTAGAAAATTGTAACGAAAAGAAATCATTTCCGTGGTGATCTCTGATCTTTCTTTTTTTATTTTTGCATATTTTATTCTTAATCTTTCATTTTCTTTTTTAAGCCTATCAATTTCAGCTTCATAATAATTAGCTATAGTTATACCTTCAAAACTGGATTCTATTTCCATTCCGTTTAAGCAAAACATCTGGAACATAGATAAAAACCCAATGAAATTCTTTATGAATGAAAGAACAACCACATCCGTCAGCACTTATATAAAAGCTTTATGAGTTTTGATAAATCATCTTTGGCTTTATCGCCGTTATGCAACCGCTCAATAATTTCATGCGGATAAAGCCAGTATGATTCAATAAAATCAGCCTTGTTATAATGCGGCTCTGTGTCCAATACTATTTCGTATACGTGCATAAAACCGGAAACTGAATGGTTTGCTGGCGTAAAATAACCTATTTGTTTATGTTTTAATTCTGAAATATCAAGATTTAATTCTTCTTTCGTCTCTCGCGCAAATGCTTCAAGATAACTTTCTCCAGACATTACGTGCCCGCCAACGCTGGTATCAAGTGCTAAAGGAAAAAGTTTTTTATGCGCCGTCCGCCGCGGAATCCACAGTTGTCCTTGAGAGTTTTTAATAAATCCGTTAATGCCACGATAATTATGTAAATTATTTACATAAATTACAGAGCGATATTGCTGACCGATTACTCTATCTTCATCGTTTACAATATCTAGAAGTTCATCGTCTTGAATATTATGTAGGTTCATTTATGGGTTTTTAGTGAGTTGGTTTTTTAATTGTACAATAATAAGCTCGATTGCATCAGATCCATTGTTGACGCTTCTATGAATTTTGGATTCATCTTCCGAAGGCCTAAATACTGCTTGCTGCGTTGGGAATTCAACGTCAGTCGTTGAGCCATCAGCTTCTAGTCGCGTAATTTTGCCGCCTTGAAGCGCGAAAACCACTTGTGGAAAAATATCGTAATGCAGACCAATTTCTTCTTGGGGCATTATTTTTATCAGTGAAACGATAACTGATTCATTTTCAAGTTGCTTTTCGTACTCCAGGGCTAGAATAGTATTCTGTAGAATGACGCTGAGAATTAATAATTTTTTCAACATATTTTTCCTTTATTTTTTTTCAACCATAGAAGAATCAATAAAATATCCTTGGCCGTTTTCATCTTTTGCAAAGTAAACATTTCTTAAAGATTTCTCTTTTTTAACAGGTTTACCGTCTGGATCGTTAAGCGACGTATTTTTTATATGTAATAAAAAAGTACTACCCATAAGTCGTTCAGCGGTATCCTCAATGGTCACGATTGTTCCTTGCAAGTTACCGCTGGTAAAATAATATTGGGATCCAAGTATAAGTTGTTTATCATCCATCGAGTTCAGATAAAATGGCATAATGAATAATATGATTGTGTGTCTTTTTAACATGGTGCATCCAAAAGGTTTATATGATTTGCGATAAGTGTAAATTACTCTCGAATTCATTGCACGTTTTTTAATGCGAAATACCTGGCAATTCGCCAAATAAAGCAGCCGATGGGCGCGGTATTTGCAAAATGGAGGTAATGGTCGGCGCTACTTGCGGAACTAAGACCGGTTTATCTACCCGTTTATCTGAAATAATGTTTGGCTGATAGAAGATAAGCGGAACGTGTATATCGTATTCGTACGGCGTTTTATGTCCCGCGCCAGTTGTATATTTACTTGCGTAAACATACGGGTAAACCTGAAAAATTAATTGGCCTGATCGCCCTGGAAATAGTTGATTTTTATAAAGCTGCCCCTTATCCCACAAATGAAAATAAGCTTTTTCTAGCTCTTTGTAGGTCCATACCTGTTTAATGCCAGGTGTTTTACGGATCGTTTTTTTTAGTAACTTTAGGGCCGTGGATTGTTTTTTTTGATCCAGGGAATTCCATATTTTCTGATCAAAATAAATATTGGGCGTATCAACTAACGTTATAAGATTTTGTATTCCGATTTTTTCTTCAACAGTTTTATTTAAGGTATTTGTTAAATCAACCGTATTAATTCTTTTTGCTAAATTAAATTTCTTTTCGGTAAGGAGTTCGACAATTGGCATACTGCCATGATCTGATGTAAGTAAAAAAAGGGTATCGACTGGGTTAATTCTGGTGCCAACTTCTCTCATAAATCTATCAAGTTGTGCATCAAGGTGATAAAGAATATCGCAATATTCTTTGCTGCTGTTGCCAAAAAGGTGGCCTATTTTATCGGTGCCGCTCAATCCGATCCACAAAATAATCGTGGGCACGGGATCTTGCTTCAGGCAGTGATCTAAACATTCTGTGGCACAGCCAAGAATTAAATCGTGATAAAGGGGGGTTCTTTCAATCAGATGATAAAATTCTTTTGGATTCTCCTCATTTAGTTCCATGGGTACGTTCAAAATCTCCTCTGCGCGCGCATATTTGTTACTATTTGGATTCGTACAAGAATATGCTTTATGAGAAGTGATAAAATACGGTTGCCACGTATACGCAGTAATCTTTTTTTTGATCTGATCATTATATGAAGTGAGCCAGGTGGGAAGTTCATCAAAAAAAGCTTTGCTCGATGTGTATTGCCCGGAGTTATCATCGAACCAAATTGCTTTACCAAGCTTTCCGGCCATTGCAGTTCCTGATCTGCTCTTTCCTGAAATAGAATAGACAGCAAACGGACGCTCTGCCGTTGATGCAATCATCGCTTGATCGCCAACGGTATCGGCCATCGTATTGCGCGTTGATTTACCAAAATCATAAAAACCATCAGGTGAAAAAACTGCCGCGTTTTCCGGAGTGTCGCCATCGCACATAACCTTATTGCCATTTTGATCGGGCCAATCATTACCGATAATGCCGTGAACCGATGGAATAGTCCCAGTCACCAATCCCGTGTGTCCTGGGCCCGTACTTGGTAGTGAATGGGGCCATGTTGCATTCCTAAACACAACACCATTCTCAAGTAAACGTTTAAATCCACCAGTAAAATAGGGCGACAGCTTCATAAAATTCGAACATGAAAGTTGATCGATAACAAACGTAATAATAAGTCGTGGAGGTTGGGATAAAAGATCTGCTGGCGCTATAGAACAAAGGAATAAAATAAAATAATGATGCACGAACTTCATATAACTCCTCTAGGTTTATTTTCAAAATAAACGAGGCGTGGCACCAATATATAGAGATGGGTCAATAATTATAAAATCGTGTAATGCTGCGCGACCAACTCTTTAAACCGTTTACCCCTCATTTTGTAATCGGTAAAAAGATCGTAGCTTGAGCCGCTGGGCGAGAAAAGAACCGGCGTTTGAGCGTCGGCATAGCTGGTGCATGCTTGAAAGGCGTCTTCAAGGGTTGGGCAAGAATAATGTATGAAATTGCGCGCGGCGCACCATTGTGCAAGCTGATCAGCCTCTTTTCCAAAACAAATGATCGCTTTGATCGTGGATGGCAATTCAGCAATTAATGCAGATCTATCGACGCCCTTGCTCAATCCACCAAGCATTAATACCAACGGTTGATTGTTAAATGATCGAACTGCCGCGAGCGTCGATTGCGCGATGGTCCCTTTGGAATCATCAAAAAAAATTATTCCTTGTTTGGTTTTAATTGCCTCCAGCCGATGGCTGAGTACATCAGATTCAAAAGAAATAGTACGTATGGGATCGATAGGCTTATTTAAAATTTCTGCTGCGGCCACAACAGCAATCCAATTTTCCACAAATGAATGCTTAGGTAATTCTTCAATTGCAATGAGTGGTTTGGTTAAGCCATTTTGATGCACCACTATTTTATCATCTTCAATCCAAAATAATTTATGCGTTTTTATTGCATTCAACTCATGTATATCGATCTTTTGTTCAGAAAAAAAAGATACTAATTGCGGAGCGCAGGCCAAATAATTTTTAATCGCATCAAATTTTAAAAGGTCCACCGGCACTAAGGCATGTTGCCCACTCTTTTGATTGCACATTATATTCAACTTTGCCTTTAAATATTGTTCCATCGTGCCGTGTCGGTCCAGATGGTTTGGATAGAGATTTGTCCAAATTGCCAATTGCGGTGCGAACATTTTGCAATATTCAAGTTGAAAGCTAGAGAGCTCAAGAACAGCACAATCTTTATTCTCTTGATGAGCAATTAAATCCAGCATCCCGGTCCCAATATTACCACCGGTTGCAACTCGCATCGATTGAGAAAGAAAGGTAGAAAGAAAATGGGTTGTTGAAGTTTTTCCAACTGTTCCCGTTACCGAGATTATCGGTTTTGTAAAAATTTCAGAAAAGATGTCTAGTTCGCTTAAGAATTTAGAACGATAATGTGCGTCATCGCGCAGATCAATTCCTGGGCTTGGGATGATAACATCATTAGAATTTAGGAACTCACTTTTTTGCTCTTCACTAAAAAAAGTAATCGAATGCTGAGTGCAATATTCTTTCTCTTGATCAGAAAGTGATCGCTTCTCCATTACCGATAATTTTACCGGATAATCGGTAAGAAATTGCGCAACGGATTTACCGACCACACCAAACCCCCAAATTCCCAGGGACTTACGAGAAGTCAGAAGATCATTTAGTGCCATGAGTAGCTGAACCTCCTTTAATTATCGCAAGATATACTTTCGAAGATGATTCAAAATTAATTTTGTTTCGGTCAAACAGAAATCTATACTGTTCGGTGCTTACGGGAATTATTGCAAACATCGGTCGCATTTCAGGATCAGCAAAAATTATTTGTTTATACGTACACCAATTTTTAGGAATTATTTTAGGAATACCGCTTATCATCTCATGCTTATAGAATGGGGTAAAAGGTTGCTCAGTTTTATTATTTTGAGCTTGCAGAATCAATTCATTGCCAGCTTTGAGGCCAAAAATATGTGCTATAGTCGATTTTTTCTCAAACGATATCAAAAGGGATGGCTTTTCGTTCCAATCCATTGGAAATAATGGAGAAAAGATACCCATTAAAAAAAGCGTCTTAAATATCATCGATGATCTCTTTTGGCTTAAAAATTTGTTCTATCGGCACGTCAAAACTCTTTGCGAGAGCGGCCGGAGAGAAATGGTACGTTGCTTTTTTTTCAGAATCTATATGCACGGAAAATAAAAATTGGTCTTTATTTTTCCTCTTTTCTCCAAAAAAAGTAATGTTATTAACATTTTTTAAGATTCGTTGATCAATTTTGGGATAAATATCGCGATGCAGTTCAAGTAAAAGCTCTCCGGGAAAGCCAGGATTTTCTTCTTCAATTGCATATAGGGCGGTTGCAATATGATCACCAAAAATCTTGCGTATATTTTTTTCAGATCCGAGCGAAACGATGCCAATCTTATCCGTTCCTTTTTTAAGAATAATTGTGTTAGCGGCACTGTGCCCTTTACTCTCCATTGTATAAATCAATTGGTTGCTCAAAAAAATGCACAATAACAAGAAAAAAAACATTAAAAACCCTAACCCTGTCAATACGATTGGCTAAAAAGAATACCGATAGTATACTTATTTAAAGGCTGTTTGCAAAAAATTGATATTATGAAGGATATTCATGGTCGACGAAAAATCACCAATAAGCTTTAAAGATACACTCAATTTACCGACGACCACGTTTCCAATTCGCCCTAATCATAACATTGATGATCCGATACTCCTGGAGCGCTGGCAAAAAGAAAATCTTTATGCAAAAGCGTTTAAACTGAATGAAGGAAACGAAAAGTTTATTTTGCACGATGGCCCTCCGTACGCAAATGGGCATATTCATTTGGGGCACGCCTACAATAAAATTTTGAAAGATATAGTAACCAAATCGCAGCGCATGGCTGGCAAACATGTGCCGGTAACCCCAGGTTGGGACTGCCATGGTTTACCAATAGAAATTAAAGTAACAAAAGAAAAGCCGGAGCTTCATGGCCTTGCACTTTTGCAAGCATGCCGCGCGTATGCGCAGCAGTGGATCGATGTACAACGCAAAGAATTTAAACAGCTTGGCGTTGTAATGGATTGGGATCATCCATATTTGACGATGAACCCAAGATACGAAGCAGAAACCATTCGCGCCTTTGGCACTTTCGTTGCCGACGGGTATATGGAAAAAAAGAAAAAAACAGTGCCTTGGTGTTTTCACGATCAAACGGTACTCGCGACCGCTGAAATCGAACACAAAGAGCGCAAAGATCCTTCAATTTATGTTCGTTTTCCACTCGCCGCTGACGCAGTAAAAAAACTGCTTCCTACTTTAGCGGGAAACGAAATAAGCTTCCTGATTTGGACAACAACGCCTTGGACGCTTCCGCTCAATCGCGCGGTACTTGCAAAACCAAGTGCCATGTACGCCGTTATCAAAGCGGGGGACGAGTATTTAGTTATTGGAAAATCGCTTATTGAAAAAGTAATGGCGCTTAATAATGCAAAAGCGGAAATAATTGCAGAAATTAAGGGGGAACAACTTGCGGGCGCACAGGTTGAACATCCTTTCATTGAAAATTTGCGAGTACCAATTATTGCTGACGACTCAGTTTCGCTTGATGATGGCACCGCATTCGTTCATTGCGCTCCCGGTTGTGGCCCTGAGGATTACGAAGTCGGCGTAAAAAATAACCTTGAGATTTTTAGCCCAATTAGTGCCGATGGCAAATATCTACCTAGTATTGAACCAAAAGAACTGGAAGGCATGTTGGTTACCGACGGGCAAATTTGGGTAATTAAAAAATTAGCTGCACTCAATCGCATGTGGTTCAAAGGTTCAATAAAACATAATTATCCGCATTGCTGGCGTTGCCATAACGGGCTTATTTTCCGCGCAACAAACCAATGGTTTTGCAATTTATCCCATGGCAACTTAAAGCAAAAAGCGCTTCAAGCAATTGAAAAAATAGCATTTCTACCTGAACGCAGCGGTAATTTTTTGAAAGCGACGATTGAAGGGCGCCTTGAATGGTGCTTATCTCGCCAGCGCAGTTGGGGTGTGCCAATTCCTGCGGTACTTTGCACACAATGCGAGCATGTAATAATTACTCCAGAACTCGTAGAGTTTGTCGCAAAGGGTGTTGAAAAAGAGGGGATTGAATATTGGCAAGATCTTAAAATGCATGAACTGCCTTTTAAGCTTAAATGCCCAAAATGTTCATCAACAACGTTTGCTAAAGAAAAAGATATTCTGGATGTATGGTTCGACTCTGGCATAAGCCATTATGCAGTCTTAAAAAAAAATCCAGCACTCCGCTTTCCTGCCGATATGTATCTTGAAGGAATTGATCAGCATCGTGGATGGTTCCAGAGTTCATTGCTCACAAGCTTAGTGCTTGAAAAAGAGGCGGCTATGAAAAGCATTTTAACGCACGGATTTACAGTCGATGAAAAAGGGCATAAAATGTCCAAATCGATTGGAAACGTGGTAAGTCCCGACGAGATGATCAAACAAATAGGTACCGATGGATTGCGCTTATGGGCGTCAAGCATCGATTATTCTGGTGATGCGATCGTTTCTAAGGAATTGATCGGAAACGTTTCAGAAGTTTATCGTAAAATTCGCAATACGTGCCGGTTCCTGCTTTCAAATCTTTACGATTTTGATGCAGCAAAAGATTTAGTGCCTCTTGATGAAATGATGGTAATCGATCATTATGCGCTCGAGCAGCTTTATTATTTAAACGCCTCGATTCGTGCCGCTTATGAAATGGCAGATTTAACTGCAGTATTTCACGAGCTTTCAGACTATTGCTCAAAAGAATTAAGCTCATTCTATCTTGATGTCATCAAAGATCGTTTGTACACCGAGCGAGCCGACGGTAAAGCACGCAGATCGGCGCAAACTGCCTGCTGGTATATTCTCGATACATTGACGCGATTAATGGCTCCAGTACTTTCATTTACAGCTGAAAATATTTCGGATGTCTATCAAAAAGAGAAAAAAGACTCCATTCATCTGCAATCGTTTACCAACCTGGCCGATGTTTGGCAATCAATTATTGCGCGAACCGCTCAATCATCGGTGCAAGGAATCGATTGGTATCCGTTTGAAGGGCGTGCGCAAGAAACGGCAGATGCAATTCGCAAGCTCAGTTTCGTTACTGAGTCGCAAGAACAATGGGAACTGTTAAAAGAAATTCGTAGCGCGATACTTAAAGCGATTGAGGAAAAACGTGCCGAAAATCTTATTAAGCATTCGCTTGAAGCCCGCGTATCGGTCTATTTCAATTTTGATGAGCATCGAAATGAAATTCTGAACGATTTTTTTGCATCACTTGAACGCCATCATGAAAAGATTGAGGAATTCTTTCAAGAATTCTTGATCGTTTCGCAATTTCAAGTGGAGCTTTCGCCAAAAAACTTGCAAGAATCGGATTTGAAAGGCTTTTCTTTAATAGTTGAACACGCACGCGGAAATAAATGCCCTCGCTGCTGGAAATGGGAAGAGAATAATAACGAATATCATTTATGCAATCGCTGCAAAGAAGTATTAACGTAATGCTGCAAATTTGTTAAAGGAATACATGAATAAAATTCTTATTCTTGCCGTGTTGTTGATTAATTTAACAACTATTCAAGGAATGGTTTCCAAGGATATAAATGTCGATTTACTCGAAACTGATA is a window from the Candidatus Babeliales bacterium genome containing:
- the murD gene encoding UDP-N-acetylmuramoyl-L-alanine--D-glutamate ligase, which codes for MALNDLLTSRKSLGIWGFGVVGKSVAQFLTDYPVKLSVMEKRSLSDQEKEYCTQHSITFFSEEQKSEFLNSNDVIIPSPGIDLRDDAHYRSKFLSELDIFSEIFTKPIISVTGTVGKTSTTHFLSTFLSQSMRVATGGNIGTGMLDLIAHQENKDCAVLELSSFQLEYCKMFAPQLAIWTNLYPNHLDRHGTMEQYLKAKLNIMCNQKSGQHALVPVDLLKFDAIKNYLACAPQLVSFFSEQKIDIHELNAIKTHKLFWIEDDKIVVHQNGLTKPLIAIEELPKHSFVENWIAVVAAAEILNKPIDPIRTISFESDVLSHRLEAIKTKQGIIFFDDSKGTIAQSTLAAVRSFNNQPLVLMLGGLSKGVDRSALIAELPSTIKAIICFGKEADQLAQWCAARNFIHYSCPTLEDAFQACTSYADAQTPVLFSPSGSSYDLFTDYKMRGKRFKELVAQHYTIL
- the ileS gene encoding isoleucine--tRNA ligase, yielding MVDEKSPISFKDTLNLPTTTFPIRPNHNIDDPILLERWQKENLYAKAFKLNEGNEKFILHDGPPYANGHIHLGHAYNKILKDIVTKSQRMAGKHVPVTPGWDCHGLPIEIKVTKEKPELHGLALLQACRAYAQQWIDVQRKEFKQLGVVMDWDHPYLTMNPRYEAETIRAFGTFVADGYMEKKKKTVPWCFHDQTVLATAEIEHKERKDPSIYVRFPLAADAVKKLLPTLAGNEISFLIWTTTPWTLPLNRAVLAKPSAMYAVIKAGDEYLVIGKSLIEKVMALNNAKAEIIAEIKGEQLAGAQVEHPFIENLRVPIIADDSVSLDDGTAFVHCAPGCGPEDYEVGVKNNLEIFSPISADGKYLPSIEPKELEGMLVTDGQIWVIKKLAALNRMWFKGSIKHNYPHCWRCHNGLIFRATNQWFCNLSHGNLKQKALQAIEKIAFLPERSGNFLKATIEGRLEWCLSRQRSWGVPIPAVLCTQCEHVIITPELVEFVAKGVEKEGIEYWQDLKMHELPFKLKCPKCSSTTFAKEKDILDVWFDSGISHYAVLKKNPALRFPADMYLEGIDQHRGWFQSSLLTSLVLEKEAAMKSILTHGFTVDEKGHKMSKSIGNVVSPDEMIKQIGTDGLRLWASSIDYSGDAIVSKELIGNVSEVYRKIRNTCRFLLSNLYDFDAAKDLVPLDEMMVIDHYALEQLYYLNASIRAAYEMADLTAVFHELSDYCSKELSSFYLDVIKDRLYTERADGKARRSAQTACWYILDTLTRLMAPVLSFTAENISDVYQKEKKDSIHLQSFTNLADVWQSIIARTAQSSVQGIDWYPFEGRAQETADAIRKLSFVTESQEQWELLKEIRSAILKAIEEKRAENLIKHSLEARVSVYFNFDEHRNEILNDFFASLERHHEKIEEFFQEFLIVSQFQVELSPKNLQESDLKGFSLIVEHARGNKCPRCWKWEENNNEYHLCNRCKEVLT
- a CDS encoding NUDIX domain-containing protein; translation: MNLHNIQDDELLDIVNDEDRVIGQQYRSVIYVNNLHNYRGINGFIKNSQGQLWIPRRTAHKKLFPLALDTSVGGHVMSGESYLEAFARETKEELNLDISELKHKQIGYFTPANHSVSGFMHVYEIVLDTEPHYNKADFIESYWLYPHEIIERLHNGDKAKDDLSKLIKLLYKC
- a CDS encoding alkaline phosphatase family protein; protein product: MKFVHHYFILFLCSIAPADLLSQPPRLIITFVIDQLSCSNFMKLSPYFTGGFKRLLENGVVFRNATWPHSLPSTGPGHTGLVTGTIPSVHGIIGNDWPDQNGNKVMCDGDTPENAAVFSPDGFYDFGKSTRNTMADTVGDQAMIASTAERPFAVYSISGKSRSGTAMAGKLGKAIWFDDNSGQYTSSKAFFDELPTWLTSYNDQIKKKITAYTWQPYFITSHKAYSCTNPNSNKYARAEEILNVPMELNEENPKEFYHLIERTPLYHDLILGCATECLDHCLKQDPVPTIILWIGLSGTDKIGHLFGNSSKEYCDILYHLDAQLDRFMREVGTRINPVDTLFLLTSDHGSMPIVELLTEKKFNLAKRINTVDLTNTLNKTVEEKIGIQNLITLVDTPNIYFDQKIWNSLDQKKQSTALKLLKKTIRKTPGIKQVWTYKELEKAYFHLWDKGQLYKNQLFPGRSGQLIFQVYPYVYASKYTTGAGHKTPYEYDIHVPLIFYQPNIISDKRVDKPVLVPQVAPTITSILQIPRPSAALFGELPGISH